Proteins encoded within one genomic window of Mesorhizobium sp. AR10:
- a CDS encoding N-formylglutamate amidohydrolase, with protein MDKTIANNDPGGAGWTIKLGESPIVGTAIHSGTDVGEACRSLMCLPDPDRRREEDPFTERFIADFPTQIIVHRSRFQVDLNRARDAAVYRSPDQSWGLKVWHEPPAEGLVEDSLAFHDAFYSGLNRVLTGIEKRYGRFVLIDVHSYNHRRDGPDASPTSRDAAPDINIGTSSMDRARWAPVVDAFIETLRGHHFNGEPIDVRENVSFQGKGEQTRFVHANFRENGCAIAVEFKKIFMDEWSGDPDWAAIDRLRAILASTVPVLESALRAMR; from the coding sequence ATGGACAAGACGATTGCCAACAACGATCCGGGCGGGGCAGGTTGGACGATCAAGCTCGGAGAGTCTCCCATAGTCGGTACGGCTATCCACAGCGGCACCGACGTGGGCGAGGCTTGTCGGTCGCTCATGTGTCTGCCTGATCCTGACCGGCGTCGGGAAGAGGACCCGTTCACCGAGCGCTTCATCGCCGATTTTCCCACCCAGATCATCGTTCATCGATCGCGCTTCCAGGTCGACCTGAACCGCGCGCGCGACGCCGCGGTCTACCGCTCGCCGGATCAGTCCTGGGGGCTGAAAGTCTGGCATGAGCCGCCGGCCGAGGGCCTCGTAGAGGACTCTCTCGCCTTTCACGACGCCTTCTACAGTGGGCTGAACCGTGTTCTCACCGGTATCGAGAAGCGCTACGGCAGGTTCGTTCTCATCGACGTCCACAGCTACAATCACCGGCGCGACGGGCCGGACGCTTCGCCTACGTCTCGCGACGCCGCGCCCGACATCAACATCGGTACGTCTTCCATGGACCGCGCGCGCTGGGCGCCGGTCGTCGACGCTTTCATCGAGACGCTTCGCGGCCACCATTTCAATGGCGAGCCGATCGACGTGCGCGAGAATGTGTCTTTCCAGGGCAAGGGCGAGCAGACTCGTTTCGTCCACGCCAATTTTCGGGAAAACGGGTGTGCCATCGCGGTGGAGTTCAAGAAGATTTTCATGGACGAATGGAGCGGCGACCCTGACTGGGCAGCAATCGACCGGCTGCGCGCCATTCTGGCGTCTACGGTGCCTGTCCTGGAGTCGGCGCTGCGAGCCATGCGATGA
- a CDS encoding GFA family protein, with protein sequence MVTRRAECSCGQLSAVCSGEPVRISVCHCLDCKRRTGSAFSYNVRFAQDGVSVHGRSAEFTRIGEQGGRVTYSFCPDCGTTVHYRIDTQPGVIAIPVGAFADPSFPPPFQSFYHESRRCQWVEIRTEPLATLG encoded by the coding sequence ATGGTCACGCGCCGCGCCGAATGTTCTTGCGGCCAGCTCTCAGCCGTCTGCTCGGGCGAGCCGGTACGCATCTCCGTGTGCCATTGCCTGGACTGCAAGCGGCGCACCGGTAGCGCCTTCAGCTACAATGTCCGGTTTGCGCAGGATGGCGTATCCGTCCACGGACGATCGGCGGAGTTCACGCGCATTGGCGAGCAGGGCGGCCGCGTCACCTATAGCTTCTGTCCGGATTGCGGCACCACCGTTCACTACCGGATCGACACGCAGCCCGGCGTGATCGCGATTCCCGTGGGCGCCTTCGCCGACCCGTCGTTCCCGCCGCCCTTCCAGTCCTTCTATCACGAAAGCCGGCGCTGCCAGTGGGTCGAGATCCGCACGGAGCCTCTGGCGACGTTGGGTTGA
- a CDS encoding Gfo/Idh/MocA family protein — MRLLILGTGWMAQEHARQFGKIQGVEIVAAVDVDKKRVDEFADGFNIPNRFTSLEDALKWGEFDAAANVTPDRIHHPTTMALIAAGKPVLCEKPLAENFEKAKEMADAAERAGIINMVNLTYRSVAALQKARAMVLAGEIGQVRHVEASYLQSWLVSKFWGDWRTDPKWLWRLSRGHGSNGVLGDVGIHILDFASYGAALNIDSVFCRLKAFDKAPGNRIGEYDLDANDSFTMALDFSNGAFGVVHATRWATGHHNELGLRIYGDKGGIEVVHNLEGSELKACIGENIETAKWQVLDPGSVPTNYQRFADAVRSGVQAEPSFHHAAELQKVLDLAVVSDAKRTELRASADTQ; from the coding sequence ATGCGACTTTTGATACTTGGCACTGGCTGGATGGCGCAGGAACATGCCAGGCAGTTCGGCAAGATACAGGGCGTCGAGATCGTTGCCGCCGTCGACGTCGACAAGAAGCGCGTCGATGAATTTGCCGACGGTTTCAACATTCCCAACCGCTTCACCTCGCTTGAGGATGCGCTCAAATGGGGTGAGTTCGACGCGGCGGCCAACGTGACGCCGGATCGCATCCACCATCCGACCACCATGGCGCTGATTGCCGCGGGCAAGCCGGTGCTGTGCGAAAAGCCGCTGGCCGAAAACTTCGAGAAAGCCAAGGAGATGGCCGACGCCGCCGAGCGCGCCGGCATCATCAACATGGTCAACCTGACCTATCGCAGCGTCGCCGCGCTGCAGAAGGCGCGCGCCATGGTGCTGGCCGGCGAGATCGGCCAGGTCAGGCATGTCGAGGCGTCCTATCTGCAGAGCTGGCTGGTTTCCAAATTCTGGGGCGACTGGCGCACCGATCCGAAATGGCTGTGGCGCCTGTCGCGCGGCCACGGCTCCAATGGCGTGCTGGGCGATGTCGGCATCCACATCCTCGACTTCGCCAGCTATGGCGCGGCGCTCAACATCGACTCGGTGTTCTGCCGACTGAAAGCCTTCGACAAGGCGCCCGGCAACCGGATCGGCGAGTACGATCTCGACGCCAATGACAGCTTCACCATGGCGCTGGATTTTTCGAATGGCGCCTTCGGTGTCGTCCACGCCACCCGCTGGGCGACCGGCCATCACAACGAGTTGGGCTTGCGCATCTATGGCGACAAGGGTGGCATCGAAGTCGTGCACAATCTGGAGGGTTCCGAGCTGAAGGCGTGCATCGGCGAAAACATCGAGACTGCCAAATGGCAGGTGCTCGATCCCGGCTCGGTGCCGACCAACTACCAGCGCTTTGCCGATGCGGTGCGCAGCGGCGTCCAGGCGGAGCCGTCGTTCCACCATGCCGCCGAACTGCAGAAGGTTCTCGACCTAGCCGTCGTCTCCGACGCGAAGAGGACCGAGCTCAGGGCCAGCGCCGACACGCAGTGA
- a CDS encoding ThuA domain-containing protein, which produces MTIRAVVWGENIHERTNEVVAGIYPEGMHATIANALKADPGISASWATLEQPEHGLPESRLAETDVLLWWGHKDHGAVADEVVERVARRVWEGMGLIVLHSGHFSKIFKKLMGTPCSLKWREAGERERLWVTSPSHPIAAGVGEYFELENEEMYGEQFAVPEPLETVFISWFQGGEVFRSGLTYRRGAGNIFYFRPGHETYPTYHDATVQKVLRNAVSWAHNPQGSNPAILDAPNVPVEKALEPIVERGGKLHAEGEAGYR; this is translated from the coding sequence ATGACAATACGCGCTGTCGTCTGGGGCGAGAACATCCACGAGCGGACCAACGAGGTGGTCGCCGGCATCTATCCCGAGGGTATGCACGCGACGATCGCCAACGCGCTGAAGGCCGACCCCGGCATTTCCGCGTCCTGGGCAACGCTGGAACAACCCGAACACGGCTTGCCGGAAAGCCGTCTGGCGGAGACCGATGTGCTGTTGTGGTGGGGCCACAAGGACCATGGCGCCGTCGCCGATGAGGTCGTCGAGCGCGTGGCGCGCCGGGTCTGGGAAGGCATGGGGCTGATCGTCCTCCATTCCGGCCATTTCTCAAAAATCTTCAAGAAGCTGATGGGCACGCCGTGTTCGCTGAAATGGCGCGAGGCCGGCGAGCGCGAGCGGCTCTGGGTGACCAGCCCGAGCCACCCGATCGCTGCCGGGGTCGGCGAATATTTCGAGCTCGAAAACGAGGAGATGTATGGCGAGCAATTCGCCGTGCCGGAGCCGCTGGAGACGGTTTTCATCTCGTGGTTCCAGGGTGGCGAGGTGTTCCGGTCCGGGCTGACCTATCGCCGCGGCGCCGGCAACATCTTCTATTTCAGGCCCGGCCACGAGACCTATCCGACCTATCACGACGCCACCGTGCAGAAGGTGCTGCGCAACGCCGTGAGCTGGGCGCACAACCCGCAGGGCTCGAATCCAGCCATCCTCGACGCCCCGAACGTGCCGGTGGAAAAAGCGCTCGAGCCGATCGTCGAGCGCGGCGGAAAACTTCATGCCGAAGGCGAAGCCGGTTATCGCTAG
- a CDS encoding DUF4239 domain-containing protein encodes MAIFVCLAAASLASLAIYDRLPSHHRQDDTNTVVRLVANLFVVMTSLVLGLMINSAKNTFESIDHNIHAYATELILFDRSLRQYGPETDGARQPLIAYVQRVVDATSPSQQTPVVANRLSELLLNEIGNRLTALTPPDAEHTALLQDARQHFRKVIELRWVLIEQSEGTIPGPLILMLVTWLVLIFASFGYRAPRNAVIVGTFVLSAALIAGALYLIMDMDVPFTGPIQISPAPLERALAELKQP; translated from the coding sequence ATGGCGATTTTTGTCTGCCTGGCCGCGGCATCACTGGCCAGCCTGGCGATCTATGACAGATTGCCGTCCCACCATCGCCAGGACGATACCAACACCGTCGTGCGGCTTGTCGCCAATCTGTTCGTGGTGATGACCTCGCTGGTGCTCGGCCTGATGATCAATTCGGCCAAGAACACTTTCGAATCCATCGACCACAACATCCACGCCTATGCGACGGAGCTGATCCTTTTCGACAGGAGCCTCAGGCAATACGGCCCCGAGACAGACGGCGCACGCCAGCCGCTGATTGCCTATGTGCAACGGGTCGTCGACGCCACCTCGCCCAGCCAGCAAACGCCTGTTGTCGCCAACAGGCTGTCCGAACTCCTGCTCAATGAAATCGGCAACAGGCTGACGGCGCTGACGCCGCCGGACGCCGAACACACCGCCCTGCTGCAGGACGCCCGCCAGCATTTCCGGAAAGTGATCGAACTGCGCTGGGTTCTGATCGAGCAGTCGGAGGGCACGATCCCCGGGCCGCTGATCCTGATGCTGGTTACGTGGCTGGTGCTGATCTTCGCCAGCTTCGGCTACCGGGCGCCGCGCAACGCCGTCATTGTCGGCACTTTCGTGCTGTCGGCGGCGCTGATTGCCGGGGCTCTCTACCTGATCATGGATATGGACGTGCCTTTTACGGGGCCGATCCAGATCTCGCCGGCGCCGTTGGAGCGGGCGCTGGCAGAGTTGAAGCAACCGTAA
- a CDS encoding tlde1 domain-containing protein — MRPRLRWVAFPAVGMTIALWSVATLAGLYSVGTSLTAASNGLPPSLMAPRSIALADPRRTLANSWAPQLVASRQRQASLLHRCDAGCVNSAASFVNEGKMARLNPAVASVAPNAVAPNAVAPNAVALVTAHDARFDSVVAKAKLSPQKLAAAFARASSHPAGAPLMLASLPSDARFAEPVLMPDQQGPASARFGPEVAEIERSSRLALALANALPLPSSPEVTAEGEVQVASLPPQDDMADSIPLPGRRPQAEIDQPPEAPKAQAPKAQSPKVQASKAPKAQAAKTKASKAQTAEAPPVEQSRTLSPRSSSHAPLPGVQVGQGIQASQGKPAKPAKPAKRSKAPDAEMLAYAKPDMPERGSGGAFGNLFTKPSMGGGVAVYDISAKTVYMPDGSRLEAHSGIGSMVDQPRYANRKNVGPTPPGTYDLKLRESRFHGVEAIRLTPTSGNNKYGRDGLLAHSYLLRGGRAESHGCVAFKDYARFLAAYKKGKIKRLVVVPRMSKTLTRVAQEGRGA, encoded by the coding sequence ATGAGACCCCGCCTGCGCTGGGTCGCTTTTCCTGCTGTTGGCATGACGATCGCCCTGTGGTCGGTGGCCACCTTGGCCGGTCTCTATTCAGTGGGAACCTCGCTGACCGCTGCTTCCAACGGCCTTCCGCCAAGCCTGATGGCGCCGCGCAGCATAGCGCTCGCCGATCCCCGCCGCACGCTTGCCAATTCGTGGGCGCCGCAACTGGTCGCCAGCCGGCAGCGTCAGGCGTCGCTGCTTCATCGATGCGATGCCGGCTGCGTGAACTCAGCCGCGAGCTTCGTGAATGAGGGCAAGATGGCGCGCCTCAATCCGGCGGTGGCCAGTGTTGCGCCAAATGCCGTTGCGCCAAATGCCGTTGCCCCCAATGCGGTTGCCCTTGTCACTGCCCACGACGCGCGTTTCGATAGCGTGGTGGCGAAAGCGAAACTGTCACCGCAAAAACTGGCCGCCGCCTTTGCCCGCGCCTCTTCCCATCCCGCTGGCGCACCTTTGATGCTTGCCAGTCTGCCGTCGGATGCTCGCTTCGCCGAGCCGGTGCTCATGCCGGACCAGCAGGGTCCGGCATCGGCGCGCTTCGGCCCGGAAGTCGCGGAAATCGAACGCTCTTCCCGCCTGGCATTGGCGCTGGCCAACGCCTTGCCGCTCCCATCATCACCGGAAGTGACCGCCGAAGGTGAGGTCCAGGTGGCGTCTCTGCCGCCGCAAGACGACATGGCCGACAGCATCCCGTTGCCGGGCCGGCGTCCGCAGGCGGAAATCGACCAGCCGCCCGAGGCGCCCAAAGCCCAGGCGCCCAAGGCCCAGTCGCCCAAAGTCCAGGCGTCCAAGGCACCCAAGGCCCAGGCCGCTAAGACCAAGGCGAGCAAGGCCCAGACGGCCGAGGCTCCGCCGGTCGAGCAATCGCGCACACTGTCGCCGCGGAGCTCGTCGCATGCGCCCTTGCCAGGCGTGCAAGTCGGTCAGGGCATACAAGCCAGCCAGGGCAAGCCGGCCAAGCCGGCCAAACCTGCCAAGCGGTCGAAGGCTCCAGATGCGGAGATGCTGGCCTATGCCAAGCCCGATATGCCTGAGCGTGGTTCAGGTGGGGCCTTCGGCAACCTGTTCACCAAGCCCAGCATGGGCGGCGGCGTCGCTGTCTACGACATCTCGGCCAAGACCGTCTATATGCCGGACGGCTCGCGGCTCGAAGCGCATTCGGGAATTGGCTCGATGGTCGACCAGCCGCGCTACGCCAACCGCAAGAATGTCGGCCCGACACCGCCCGGCACCTATGACTTGAAGCTGCGCGAATCGCGCTTCCACGGCGTCGAGGCGATCCGTCTCACCCCAACCAGCGGCAACAACAAATATGGCCGCGACGGCCTGCTCGCCCACTCCTACCTGCTGCGCGGCGGCCGTGCGGAATCCCATGGCTGCGTGGCCTTCAAGGACTATGCGCGCTTCCTAGCCGCCTACAAGAAGGGCAAGATCAAGCGCCTCGTCGTGGTGCCGCGCATGTCGAAAACGCTGACTCGCGTCGCCCAGGAGGGGCGAGGGGCCTAA
- a CDS encoding heavy metal translocating P-type ATPase — MAATAAQTRYRVEGMDCAGCATKIDSAVRRMHGVEDVNVSVTAGTMTVRHRAESDLAAIEKKVIGLGYSVAQLKGEAGPNAKPAGHGANDGHDHAGHDHSGHDHAGAVEDDHDDDMAGLHGHDHAPASGPWWNSAKGRLTIASGVALAAAFALHTIWPATGVWVFIAAILIGLVPIARRAVMAALAGIPFTIEMLMTIAAVGAVIIGAGEEAATVVFLFLVGELLEGVAAGKARSSIQALTTLVPKTALLEENGATREVPAESLGVGAVILVRPGDRIPADGRIIEGESAIDESPVSGESVPVRKGVDAELFAGTINGDGVLRITVTAAASDNTIARIVKLVEEAQESKAPTERFIDRFSRWYTPAVVAVGALVAIVPPLAFGGDWNEWIYKGLALLLIGCPCALVISVPAAIAASLSAGARRGLLMKGGAVLEGLGKVTAVALDKTGTLTEGKPVVTDVVAIGISEKEVLSLAAALETGSSHPLALAILRKAKADRVPVPPAAEAKALGGKGVVGRVGGKNVFLGSPIAAGEKAALPADQAARIAELNDEGKSVSVLLISDVLAGFIAMRDEPRPDAQAGLKALTDAGIRTVMLTGDNQRTAAAIGKQLGIEVRAELLPEDKQRIVGELKGQGLTVAKVGDGINDAPALAAADIGIAMGGGTDVALETADAAVLHGRVGDVAAMINLSQATMANIKQNITMALGLKAVFLVTTIVGITGLWPAILADTGATVLVTANAMRLLRWKGT; from the coding sequence ATGGCCGCAACTGCCGCGCAAACCCGTTACCGCGTCGAAGGCATGGATTGTGCCGGCTGCGCGACGAAAATCGATAGCGCCGTGCGGCGGATGCATGGCGTCGAGGATGTGAACGTCTCGGTCACGGCTGGTACCATGACCGTCAGGCACAGGGCGGAAAGTGACCTCGCCGCGATCGAAAAAAAGGTAATCGGCCTCGGCTATTCCGTGGCTCAGCTCAAGGGCGAGGCCGGACCAAATGCCAAGCCGGCCGGGCACGGCGCCAACGACGGTCATGACCACGCTGGCCACGACCATTCTGGCCATGACCACGCCGGCGCAGTCGAGGATGACCATGACGACGACATGGCGGGCCTGCACGGCCACGATCATGCGCCGGCCTCGGGTCCCTGGTGGAACAGCGCCAAGGGCCGCCTGACCATCGCCAGCGGTGTTGCGCTGGCCGCAGCATTTGCCTTGCACACCATCTGGCCAGCCACCGGCGTATGGGTTTTCATTGCCGCCATCCTGATCGGCCTGGTGCCGATTGCACGGCGGGCGGTGATGGCTGCGCTCGCCGGCATCCCCTTCACCATCGAAATGCTGATGACCATCGCGGCGGTCGGCGCCGTCATCATCGGCGCCGGTGAGGAAGCCGCCACCGTGGTCTTCCTGTTCCTGGTCGGCGAATTGCTGGAAGGAGTGGCCGCCGGCAAGGCGCGCTCCAGCATCCAGGCGCTGACCACGCTGGTGCCCAAGACGGCCTTGCTGGAGGAGAATGGCGCCACGCGCGAGGTTCCGGCTGAATCCCTTGGGGTAGGCGCCGTCATTCTGGTGCGGCCGGGCGATCGCATTCCAGCCGATGGCAGGATCATCGAGGGCGAAAGCGCCATCGATGAATCGCCGGTGTCGGGCGAAAGCGTGCCGGTGCGCAAGGGCGTCGACGCCGAATTGTTCGCCGGCACCATCAATGGCGACGGCGTGTTGCGCATCACCGTGACGGCGGCGGCGTCCGACAACACCATCGCCCGCATCGTCAAGCTGGTCGAGGAGGCGCAGGAGAGCAAGGCGCCGACGGAACGCTTCATCGACCGTTTCTCGCGCTGGTATACGCCCGCCGTCGTCGCCGTTGGGGCTCTGGTGGCCATCGTTCCGCCGCTGGCCTTCGGTGGCGACTGGAACGAATGGATCTACAAGGGCCTGGCGCTGCTGCTCATCGGCTGTCCCTGCGCTTTGGTCATCTCGGTGCCGGCGGCCATCGCGGCTTCGCTTTCGGCCGGCGCCAGGCGCGGTCTGCTGATGAAAGGGGGCGCGGTGCTGGAAGGCCTCGGCAAGGTCACCGCCGTGGCCCTCGACAAGACCGGAACGCTGACCGAAGGCAAGCCCGTGGTGACGGACGTCGTGGCGATCGGGATCAGCGAAAAGGAGGTTCTGTCGCTGGCCGCCGCGCTCGAAACCGGGTCGAGCCATCCGCTGGCGCTGGCCATTCTGCGAAAGGCCAAGGCTGACCGTGTGCCGGTGCCGCCGGCGGCGGAAGCCAAGGCGCTCGGCGGCAAAGGTGTCGTCGGCCGCGTCGGCGGCAAGAACGTGTTCCTGGGCTCGCCGATCGCTGCCGGCGAAAAGGCTGCGCTACCGGCCGATCAGGCAGCCCGCATCGCCGAACTCAACGATGAAGGCAAGTCGGTATCGGTGTTGCTGATCAGCGATGTGCTGGCCGGTTTCATCGCCATGCGCGACGAGCCTCGGCCGGATGCGCAGGCCGGGCTCAAGGCGCTGACCGATGCCGGCATCAGGACTGTCATGCTGACCGGCGACAACCAGCGCACGGCGGCGGCCATCGGCAAGCAGCTCGGCATCGAGGTGCGCGCGGAGCTGCTGCCTGAGGACAAGCAGCGCATTGTCGGCGAGTTGAAAGGGCAGGGGCTGACGGTCGCCAAGGTCGGCGACGGCATCAACGACGCGCCGGCGCTCGCCGCCGCCGACATCGGCATCGCCATGGGCGGCGGCACCGATGTCGCCCTGGAGACGGCAGATGCGGCGGTGCTGCATGGCCGCGTCGGAGACGTTGCTGCGATGATAAACCTGTCTCAGGCGACCATGGCTAACATCAAGCAGAACATCACCATGGCGCTGGGGCTGAAGGCGGTGTTCCTGGTGACGACCATCGTCGGCATTACCGGCCTGTGGCCCGCCATTCTGGCCGATACCGGGGCAACGGTGCTGGTGACGGCCAACGCCATGCGGCTGTTGCGCTGGAAGGGGACGTAA
- a CDS encoding MerR family transcriptional regulator → MSGVPIGEAARQSGVKVPTIRYYEQIGLLPAPNRSDGNRRHYEASDLRRLAFIRHSRELGFDIEAIRTLLTLQDNPSQPCATADTIAQARLADVVQRIRSLTALKAELELMVEGCRHGKVGECRVIEVLADHSQCEHARH, encoded by the coding sequence ATGAGCGGCGTCCCGATTGGCGAAGCGGCCCGACAGAGCGGGGTGAAAGTGCCGACCATCCGCTACTATGAGCAGATCGGTTTGCTGCCTGCGCCGAACCGCAGCGACGGCAATCGCCGGCACTACGAGGCGAGCGATTTGCGCCGGCTGGCGTTTATTCGCCATTCACGCGAGTTGGGGTTCGACATCGAAGCCATCCGCACCCTGCTGACGTTGCAGGACAATCCCAGCCAGCCCTGCGCAACTGCCGACACGATTGCACAGGCGCGGCTGGCCGACGTGGTTCAACGGATACGCAGCCTCACGGCATTGAAGGCCGAGCTGGAACTCATGGTCGAAGGCTGCCGGCACGGAAAGGTCGGCGAATGCCGCGTCATCGAGGTGCTGGCGGACCACAGCCAGTGCGAACACGCCCGGCACTGA
- a CDS encoding YqaA family protein: MLLRGTYQPWALLAAASVGNVLGSVVNWGLGRGLLRFQSYRWFPVTPARLGEAADWYRRFGRWSLLASWMPVIGDPLTLAAGVLREPFWSFVAIVTVAKVGRYLVLMMIVSKWL; the protein is encoded by the coding sequence TTGCTGCTGCGCGGCACCTACCAGCCATGGGCGCTCCTGGCCGCAGCCTCTGTCGGCAACGTCCTCGGGTCGGTTGTCAATTGGGGCCTTGGCCGCGGGCTTCTGCGATTTCAGTCTTACCGCTGGTTTCCTGTCACGCCCGCCCGGCTCGGTGAGGCGGCCGACTGGTATCGACGCTTTGGACGATGGTCATTGCTGGCCAGCTGGATGCCGGTGATCGGTGATCCGCTGACGCTGGCTGCCGGAGTGCTGAGAGAGCCGTTCTGGAGTTTTGTGGCCATTGTCACGGTCGCGAAAGTCGGCCGCTATCTCGTTTTGATGATGATCGTTTCGAAGTGGCTGTGA
- a CDS encoding dimethylarginine dimethylaminohydrolase family protein, translating into MTVHDRIVAEPFSLQRRNPAGGTKPLTAWGFANETDVLTDVLLGSPNFLRHLSTSSLSRKHLREAPCNVQIAQAQHKDLVAAYEHFGVNIHWHEPTPELPMQVYSRDSSVMTPYGAVITAMANWWRRGENYAAIRTYEKLGIPIYDMVTAGTFEGGDFNVIEDGVVLIGCGGARTQEEGARQVQAWFDREGWETRIAFIDEYYVHIDLMVVPIAEKLTAVCLACTEPGIVDWLKGKGHEIIDVPFQDTMALGCNFMSLGKDRVIAPTSSQTLIGQLKARGFEVAAVDMSEISKTGGGIHCMAQALKREPA; encoded by the coding sequence ATGACCGTTCATGACCGCATCGTCGCCGAGCCATTTTCACTGCAGCGCCGCAACCCGGCCGGCGGCACCAAGCCGCTGACCGCCTGGGGCTTTGCCAACGAGACCGACGTGCTGACCGACGTGCTGCTCGGCTCGCCCAACTTCCTGCGCCACCTCTCGACCAGCTCGCTGTCGCGCAAGCATCTGCGCGAGGCGCCCTGCAACGTCCAGATCGCGCAGGCGCAGCATAAGGACCTGGTCGCCGCCTACGAGCATTTCGGCGTCAACATCCACTGGCACGAGCCGACGCCGGAGCTGCCGATGCAGGTCTACTCCCGCGATTCCAGCGTCATGACGCCGTATGGCGCCGTCATCACCGCCATGGCCAACTGGTGGCGGCGCGGCGAGAACTATGCCGCGATCCGCACTTACGAAAAACTCGGCATTCCGATCTACGACATGGTCACCGCCGGTACTTTTGAAGGCGGCGACTTCAACGTCATCGAGGACGGCGTCGTGCTGATCGGTTGCGGCGGCGCCCGCACGCAAGAAGAGGGCGCCCGCCAGGTGCAGGCCTGGTTCGATAGGGAAGGCTGGGAGACCCGCATCGCCTTCATCGACGAGTACTATGTCCATATCGACCTGATGGTGGTGCCGATCGCCGAAAAACTGACCGCCGTCTGCCTCGCCTGCACGGAGCCGGGCATCGTCGACTGGCTGAAAGGCAAGGGCCACGAGATCATCGACGTGCCGTTCCAGGACACGATGGCGCTCGGCTGCAACTTCATGTCGCTCGGCAAGGACAGGGTGATCGCGCCGACCTCCAGCCAGACGCTGATCGGCCAGCTCAAGGCGCGTGGCTTCGAGGTGGCGGCGGTCGACATGAGCGAGATCTCCAAGACCGGCGGCGGCATCCACTGCATGGCGCAGGCGCTGAAGCGCGAGCCGGCGTAA